The following are encoded together in the Nocardioides sp. Arc9.136 genome:
- a CDS encoding ATP-dependent DNA helicase, translated as MTTTAARTPGTTYRLARRPVAGAVPVLDEHQQRVVDHAGGPLLVLAGPGTGKTTTLVEAIVRRVEEGARPDEVLALTFSRKAAEQLRDRVTARLGRTMATGLSSTFHSFAYALVRRYAPAELYAAPLRLLSAPEQDVVLQELLTDAPESVRWPDHLKAAVGTRGFAREVHAVLSRARERGLDPVDLAALGRAERVPELEAAGLFLEQYLDVLGDQSAIDYPDLVARAVIEAHVHRDELRAQLRHVFVDEYQDTDPSQVALLRAIAGDGRDLTVVGDPDQSIYGFRGADVRGILDFPREFSTLGGDPAPVVALGTTRRFGSRLLRASRSIAASIGVSGSIPVEQYAAFRNPVPADNAHGPGSVEVLTFDTHRAETEHTADLLRRAHLEDGVPWSEMAVLVRSGRASIPGLRRSLAAAGVPVEVAADETPLVREPAVLPLLSALAVVVDAGVEDPADEDHVGADRAEALLTSPLGGLDATDVRSLTRALRAAAPGSPARELVRSAVLDPGVLAGIDGEPARRALRLADLLARAREALADGATAEEVLWLLWDGTDWGRRLRQGTAGGGQAARLAHRDLDALCALFEVAARTEEQQGHRSVRSFLETLRAQEIPADTLADRGVRGEAVRLLTAHRSKGLEWRLVVVAHVQEGAWPDLRRRDSLLQADRIGRDGLLPPLTRGAMLAEERRLFYVAATRAKQRLVVTAVKSPDDEGEQPSRFLSELGREPVHRIGRPRRPLSMAGLVSELRRTLADPGEPEPLRRAAARRLRALSELDVHGRPVAPQADPATWWGLRAPSRSERPIRPGEEPLTLSASALDGLLTCPAQWFLQREAGGEVVSSSGQGFGKVVHAVAERLANGSLGAASGEGIDEVDVERDLMPLVDEVWGRMEFRTPWSRAREREAVAAALERFLTWHRRPGARTVLAVEPKIRAEVQLPDGQVVRLHGYADRLELDEDGRVVVVDLKTGKYAPTGPEVQRHSQLGLYQLAVDHGAADEHLREAGMEGPGVSGGAELVQLRLGEVLPKVQHQPPAADDGPRLVEQQLAAAAAALRAEEFVARPGSHCDRCAFQAICPTKASGTVLS; from the coding sequence ATGACCACCACCGCTGCGAGGACGCCGGGCACGACGTACCGCCTCGCGCGCCGTCCGGTGGCGGGTGCGGTCCCGGTCCTCGACGAGCACCAGCAGCGCGTCGTCGACCACGCCGGTGGGCCGCTGCTCGTGCTGGCCGGCCCGGGGACGGGCAAGACCACGACGCTCGTCGAGGCGATCGTGCGCCGTGTCGAGGAGGGTGCGCGGCCCGACGAGGTGCTCGCGCTGACCTTCTCGCGCAAGGCCGCCGAGCAGCTGCGCGACCGGGTCACCGCGCGGCTGGGCCGCACGATGGCGACCGGGCTGTCCTCGACGTTCCACTCCTTCGCCTACGCGCTGGTGCGCCGCTACGCGCCCGCGGAGCTGTACGCCGCTCCGCTGCGGCTGCTGTCGGCGCCCGAGCAGGACGTCGTGCTGCAGGAGCTGTTGACCGACGCCCCGGAGTCGGTGCGCTGGCCCGACCACCTCAAGGCCGCCGTCGGCACCCGCGGGTTCGCCCGCGAGGTGCACGCCGTGCTGTCCCGCGCACGCGAGCGGGGCCTGGACCCCGTCGACCTCGCGGCCCTGGGGCGCGCGGAGCGGGTGCCGGAGCTGGAGGCGGCCGGGCTGTTCCTCGAGCAGTACCTCGACGTCCTGGGCGACCAGTCCGCGATCGACTACCCCGACCTGGTGGCACGGGCCGTGATCGAGGCACACGTGCACCGCGACGAGCTGCGCGCCCAGCTGCGCCACGTGTTCGTCGACGAGTACCAGGACACCGACCCCAGCCAGGTCGCGCTGCTGCGCGCCATCGCCGGCGACGGACGCGACCTCACGGTCGTGGGGGACCCCGACCAGTCGATCTACGGCTTCCGCGGCGCGGACGTCCGCGGGATCCTCGACTTCCCCCGGGAGTTCTCGACCCTGGGCGGGGACCCGGCGCCGGTGGTCGCGCTCGGCACCACCCGCCGCTTCGGCTCCCGGCTGCTGCGCGCCTCGCGCTCGATCGCCGCGTCGATCGGCGTGTCCGGCTCCATCCCGGTCGAGCAGTACGCCGCGTTCCGCAACCCGGTCCCCGCCGACAACGCCCACGGGCCGGGCAGCGTCGAGGTGCTGACCTTCGACACCCACCGCGCCGAGACCGAGCACACCGCCGACCTGTTGCGCCGCGCCCACCTCGAGGACGGCGTGCCGTGGTCGGAGATGGCCGTGCTGGTGCGCTCGGGCCGCGCCTCGATCCCCGGGCTGCGCCGGTCGCTCGCGGCCGCCGGGGTGCCGGTGGAGGTGGCCGCCGACGAGACGCCGCTGGTCCGGGAGCCGGCCGTGCTGCCGCTGCTCTCGGCGCTCGCGGTGGTCGTCGACGCCGGGGTCGAGGACCCCGCCGACGAGGACCACGTCGGCGCCGACCGCGCCGAGGCGCTGCTGACCTCCCCGCTCGGCGGTCTCGACGCGACCGACGTGCGCTCGCTGACCCGCGCCCTGCGCGCCGCCGCGCCGGGGTCCCCGGCGCGGGAGCTCGTCCGCAGCGCGGTGCTCGACCCCGGCGTCCTCGCCGGCATCGACGGGGAGCCGGCGCGCCGGGCGCTGCGGCTGGCCGACCTGCTGGCGCGGGCCCGGGAGGCGCTCGCCGACGGGGCGACCGCCGAGGAGGTGCTCTGGCTGCTCTGGGACGGCACCGACTGGGGCCGGCGGCTGCGCCAGGGCACGGCCGGCGGCGGACAGGCCGCCCGGCTGGCCCACCGCGACCTCGACGCGCTCTGCGCGCTGTTCGAGGTCGCCGCCCGGACCGAGGAGCAGCAGGGCCACCGCAGCGTCCGCAGCTTCCTGGAGACGCTGCGTGCCCAGGAGATCCCCGCCGACACCCTCGCCGACCGCGGCGTCCGGGGCGAGGCGGTGCGGCTGCTCACCGCGCACCGCTCGAAGGGCCTGGAGTGGCGCCTGGTCGTGGTCGCGCACGTGCAGGAGGGCGCCTGGCCCGACCTGCGCCGACGCGACTCGCTGCTGCAGGCCGACCGGATCGGCCGCGACGGGCTGCTCCCGCCGCTCACCCGCGGGGCGATGCTGGCCGAGGAGCGCCGGCTGTTCTACGTCGCGGCCACCCGCGCCAAGCAGCGGCTCGTCGTGACCGCCGTGAAGTCGCCCGACGACGAGGGCGAGCAGCCCTCGCGGTTCCTCTCCGAGCTCGGCCGCGAGCCGGTGCACCGCATCGGCCGGCCCCGCCGGCCGCTCTCGATGGCCGGGTTGGTCTCGGAGCTGCGCCGCACGCTCGCCGACCCCGGCGAGCCCGAGCCGCTGCGCCGCGCAGCAGCGCGCCGGCTGCGCGCGCTCTCCGAGCTCGACGTGCACGGACGCCCCGTCGCGCCGCAGGCGGACCCCGCGACCTGGTGGGGGCTGCGGGCGCCCAGCCGCTCCGAGCGCCCGATCCGTCCCGGCGAGGAGCCGCTCACCCTCTCCGCCAGCGCTCTCGACGGCCTGCTCACGTGCCCGGCCCAGTGGTTCCTCCAGCGCGAGGCCGGCGGCGAGGTCGTCAGCTCGAGCGGCCAGGGCTTCGGCAAGGTCGTCCACGCGGTCGCCGAGCGGCTCGCGAACGGCTCGCTCGGCGCCGCCTCGGGCGAGGGCATCGACGAGGTCGACGTCGAGCGGGACCTGATGCCGCTGGTCGACGAGGTCTGGGGACGGATGGAGTTCCGGACCCCGTGGTCACGTGCCCGCGAGCGGGAGGCCGTGGCCGCAGCACTGGAACGCTTCCTCACCTGGCACCGACGGCCCGGCGCCCGGACCGTGCTCGCCGTGGAGCCGAAGATCCGCGCCGAGGTCCAGCTCCCCGACGGCCAGGTCGTCCGGCTGCACGGGTACGCCGACCGCCTGGAGCTCGACGAGGACGGCCGGGTCGTGGTCGTGGACCTCAAGACCGGCAAGTACGCCCCGACCGGGCCGGAGGTCCAGCGCCACTCCCAGCTGGGCCTCTACCAGCTCGCCGTCGACCACGGCGCCGCGGACGAGCACCTGCGCGAGGCGGGCATGGAGGGGCCGGGCGTCTCCGGCGGGGCCGAGCTCGTCCAGCTCCGGCTCGGTGAGGTGCTGCCCAAGGTGCAGCACCAGCCGCCCGCCGCGGACGACGGGCCCCGCCTGGTCGAGCAGCAGCTGGCGGCCGCCGCGGCCGCCCTGCGCGCCGAGGAGTTCGTGGCGCGGCCGGGTTCGCACTGCGACCGCTGCGCCTTCCAGGCGATCTGCCCCACCAAGGCCTCAGGGACGGTGCTCTCATGA
- a CDS encoding DJ-1/PfpI family protein: MSPRTVAILAFDDMEVLDYAGPYEVFNVAGELGAGTPFEVRSVGLTGAPVVGRGGFTVLPTHALEECPPPDVLVVPGGAGVRPLLEDERLLAWLRERAAEVELLMSVCTGSLLLARAGLLARRRATTHHTAFDELAALDPTLTVERGQRFVRSAERLWTSAGVSAGVDLALKVVDELAGTATKDVTVAEMEWMWRS, translated from the coding sequence GTGAGCCCGCGGACCGTCGCCATCCTCGCCTTCGACGACATGGAGGTGCTCGACTACGCCGGCCCCTACGAGGTGTTCAACGTGGCCGGCGAGCTCGGCGCCGGGACCCCGTTCGAGGTGCGGTCGGTCGGCCTGACCGGCGCGCCGGTCGTCGGCCGCGGCGGGTTCACCGTCCTGCCGACGCATGCGCTCGAGGAGTGCCCGCCGCCGGACGTCCTCGTGGTCCCGGGCGGGGCCGGGGTCCGCCCGCTGCTCGAGGACGAGCGCCTGCTCGCCTGGCTGCGCGAGCGCGCGGCCGAGGTCGAGCTGCTGATGTCGGTCTGCACCGGTTCGCTGCTGCTGGCCCGTGCCGGGCTGCTCGCGCGCCGGCGCGCGACGACGCACCACACGGCGTTCGACGAGCTGGCCGCGCTGGACCCGACCCTGACGGTCGAGCGGGGCCAGCGCTTCGTCCGCAGCGCCGAGCGGCTGTGGACCTCCGCCGGCGTCTCCGCGGGGGTCGACCTCGCGCTCAAGGTGGTCGACGAGCTGGCCGGCACGGCGACCAAGGACGTCACCGTGGCCGAGATGGAGTGGATGTGGCGGTCCTAG
- a CDS encoding SDR family NAD(P)-dependent oxidoreductase, protein MAPTTETNPTTRPRTLVTGGSRGIGAAVARRLAEAGHDLVLSYRADDEAAARTRAEVEALGAACATVRADVVDPGQVEELFEAAGALTGVVSNAGATLHIGPLADTPVEVVARTVELNLTAALYVARAAVRTMAVSRGGSGGVLVTIGSVAAATGAPGEYVQYAAAKAGVEAMTVGLAHEVAADGVRVVAVAPGIIETTIHADAGEPGRLARVGPTVPLGRAGEPAEVAHAVAWLLSAEASYVTGTTLRVGGGR, encoded by the coding sequence ATGGCCCCGACGACCGAGACGAACCCGACCACCCGTCCGCGCACCCTGGTCACCGGCGGCAGCCGCGGCATCGGTGCGGCCGTCGCCCGCCGCCTCGCCGAGGCGGGCCACGACCTGGTCCTGTCCTACCGCGCCGACGACGAGGCCGCCGCGCGCACGCGGGCCGAGGTCGAGGCCCTCGGCGCCGCCTGCGCGACGGTGCGCGCGGACGTGGTCGACCCGGGCCAGGTCGAGGAGCTGTTCGAGGCGGCCGGTGCGCTGACCGGCGTCGTGTCGAACGCCGGCGCCACCCTGCACATCGGACCGCTGGCCGACACCCCGGTCGAGGTCGTGGCGCGGACGGTCGAGCTCAACCTCACCGCCGCGCTGTACGTCGCCCGGGCGGCCGTCCGGACGATGGCGGTGAGCCGCGGCGGCTCCGGCGGCGTGCTGGTGACCATCGGCTCCGTCGCCGCGGCGACGGGCGCGCCGGGGGAGTACGTGCAGTACGCCGCGGCCAAGGCCGGGGTGGAGGCGATGACCGTGGGGCTCGCGCACGAGGTCGCCGCGGACGGGGTGCGGGTGGTCGCCGTCGCGCCGGGGATCATCGAGACCACGATCCACGCCGACGCCGGCGAGCCGGGTCGGCTGGCGCGGGTGGGCCCGACCGTGCCGCTGGGGCGCGCGGGCGAGCCCGCCGAGGTCGCCCACGCCGTGGCCTGGCTGCTCTCGGCGGAGGCGTCGTACGTCACCGGCACGACGCTGCGCGTCGGCGGCGGTCGCTGA
- a CDS encoding metallophosphoesterase has translation MPHHPRLLLPALALLAAVPVTAAATPPHVGPATAEAPAVSVAWRDAPVEPARVAVGDTLVAQVAVDSVPDAGVLRVSARGGRFTALPRGCVPSSIVRRRSSISADGTRLRCLVRPGPRVLRAPLEVTAGPGRAVGVVATLGRAQAAAPRLTSLGGPSAAPAYRFLSSPDFLNGDVADLRRGPGAWDPRRSPNSINAAYRSALDHVLGAFADEAPGSVLVAGDLVEGWWGTDPGRTGTFGPVGTPAERRAALRRAADTYYPQWLQRFRSRGLAVLPAMGDHELGDDPWTSRKRALAPAFERAWSRWFGRRADGSPRFADRPRGSRHELSAYAVRPTPELQVVTINVFDVTPDRARVQVDPAQLAWLRDVLRRARRDGVAWVVVQGHAPVLRTDRARGSSGLHVRGGAGSALWRTFARFGVDLYLCGEVHDVSVAERDGVVQVTHGGIFQFGLTNYLRADVRPDRVELELRDFAARWADAADGSRLWETRPAGMPAVVRVRRTPFTIGTMTLGLDGVQQASGVLRPRR, from the coding sequence GTGCCGCACCACCCCCGCCTGCTGCTCCCTGCGCTCGCCCTGCTGGCGGCGGTCCCGGTGACCGCGGCCGCGACGCCACCGCACGTCGGTCCCGCGACGGCCGAGGCGCCGGCCGTCTCGGTGGCCTGGCGCGACGCGCCCGTGGAGCCCGCCCGGGTCGCGGTCGGGGACACCCTGGTCGCGCAGGTCGCTGTGGACTCGGTGCCCGACGCGGGCGTCCTGCGGGTGTCGGCGCGGGGAGGCCGCTTCACGGCCCTGCCCCGAGGCTGCGTCCCGAGCTCCATCGTGCGCCGGCGGTCGAGCATCTCCGCCGACGGGACGCGGCTGCGCTGCCTGGTGCGGCCCGGCCCCCGGGTGCTCCGGGCCCCGCTGGAGGTGACCGCGGGGCCGGGTCGCGCGGTCGGCGTGGTGGCGACGCTGGGCCGGGCGCAGGCGGCTGCGCCGCGGCTGACCTCCCTGGGTGGCCCGTCGGCGGCGCCGGCGTACCGCTTCCTGTCCAGCCCCGACTTCCTCAACGGCGACGTCGCGGACCTGCGTCGGGGACCGGGCGCGTGGGACCCGCGGCGCTCGCCGAACTCGATCAACGCCGCCTACCGCTCGGCGCTCGACCACGTGCTCGGCGCCTTCGCGGACGAGGCACCCGGCTCGGTCCTGGTGGCCGGAGACCTGGTCGAGGGCTGGTGGGGCACCGATCCGGGCCGGACCGGGACCTTCGGACCGGTCGGCACGCCGGCCGAGCGGCGGGCGGCCCTGCGCCGGGCGGCGGACACCTACTACCCGCAGTGGCTGCAGCGGTTCCGCTCCCGCGGCCTGGCGGTCCTCCCGGCGATGGGCGACCACGAGCTGGGCGACGACCCGTGGACCAGCCGCAAGCGGGCGCTCGCGCCGGCGTTCGAGCGGGCGTGGAGCCGGTGGTTCGGCCGCCGCGCCGACGGCTCCCCGCGGTTCGCGGACCGCCCGCGGGGCTCGCGCCACGAGCTCAGCGCGTACGCCGTCCGTCCCACGCCCGAGCTCCAGGTGGTGACCATCAACGTCTTCGACGTGACGCCCGACCGCGCCCGGGTCCAGGTCGACCCGGCCCAGCTGGCGTGGCTGCGCGACGTCCTGCGCCGGGCCCGGCGCGACGGGGTCGCGTGGGTGGTGGTCCAGGGCCATGCGCCCGTCCTGCGGACCGACCGGGCGCGCGGGTCGAGCGGCCTGCACGTCCGCGGCGGCGCCGGCTCGGCGCTGTGGCGGACCTTCGCCCGGTTCGGCGTCGACCTCTACCTGTGCGGTGAGGTGCACGACGTGTCCGTCGCCGAGCGCGACGGGGTGGTGCAGGTGACGCACGGCGGGATCTTCCAGTTCGGGCTCACCAACTACCTGCGGGCCGACGTGCGACCGGACCGGGTGGAGCTGGAGCTGCGCGACTTCGCCGCCCGGTGGGCCGACGCCGCGGACGGCTCCCGGCTGTGGGAGACCCGTCCGGCCGGGATGCCGGCGGTGGTCCGCGTCCGGCGCACGCCGTTCACGATCGGGACGATGACCCTCGGCCTCGACGGGGTGCAGCAGGCGAGCGGGGTCCTGCGGCCCCGGAGGTGA
- a CDS encoding M14 family zinc carboxypeptidase, whose translation MRNTRVVAGATGLGLAATVLAWSGTTAAAEPGTPTPTRAEAGGDAGRGPGTAKRVGPVERAQVARAAAAAPAVGDPVQMPTSYPSQPELRVYDANPDDAAHTAELLGHPDLAPRLQALMERSDRISVQVVGQSTEGRDLYLVTLTAPETAAQTAEQTAWRRKIKEAPAAAAADRALLAGYKTPVWISNNIHGNEWEGTDAAMRYIEHLATAPLAEVGDVLSSHRLYFSPSLNPDGRTKATRATALGLDPNRDMITSTTPESRSFVRTAQAIQPIYAADFHGYTGVLQMEPCGPPHGSNYEYDLYLPHNYALALKVEQDVVAAEIPGNTYYDAATDDAVTENTGRIKIPYRDTPDGWDDFPPIFTAQYAAYYGAATATVELPLSRNAPGGRQSPANAKVNVAVAQQTMESIVGYLEEGTNAREMLRNQIEVFRRGTTGAAKESLTTEDVAAVPGPSQWKEHWDVADDQEPVSLPRAYVIPVGAGQRSTSDATRLVRHLIDHEIEVGTLRAPARIGGTTYPRGSYVVDLHQPLRGLANALLAVGDDISDKVPSMYDISAWSLGELWGATVEPVGSTTGRPIGKVTPLKALPLPGRVPAARGPLTFDVAGVPDFQALNALLEDDVAVSMLADGSAVVEAAGWDEAKAVAKQTGVRFAAAERKDLRALRTAKGLEDLTVGYVGTQDDRLSLTELGFDDLTALTAAGLETDASALAGVDVLWIGSSFAPAVGSAARTAVQAWVDAGGSIAGRGAAGFDAAKAFGLLEGTAVTGNRSANGIVAVDTPATGVLSPYAQDTSFIYPATWFTGLGEAVTVEQRYDAAKPFLAGHWLPTETGGDGPDAAAGQPSAVSAEAASGARAFVLGTAVFFRTHPKGGLTQAARGLFWAAPAGDGVEAPQQSRTRLTAGKVGVVRSGKATVRLTVALEVAGRPATGRVVLAEGGRTLRTVKVRAAADGRAVVQVRLRRGVHTLRATYAGNSGALGSRDSVTVRVR comes from the coding sequence TTGAGGAACACACGCGTAGTCGCGGGCGCGACCGGTCTCGGTCTCGCCGCAACGGTGCTGGCCTGGTCGGGCACCACCGCCGCGGCGGAGCCCGGCACCCCCACCCCCACCCGCGCCGAGGCCGGCGGCGACGCCGGTCGCGGGCCCGGCACCGCGAAGCGGGTCGGTCCGGTCGAGCGGGCCCAGGTGGCCCGCGCGGCCGCCGCGGCCCCGGCCGTCGGCGACCCGGTCCAGATGCCCACGTCGTACCCCTCCCAGCCCGAGCTGCGCGTCTACGACGCCAACCCCGACGACGCCGCGCACACCGCCGAGCTGCTGGGCCACCCCGACCTGGCCCCTCGGCTCCAGGCGCTGATGGAGCGCAGCGACCGGATCTCGGTCCAGGTCGTCGGCCAGTCCACCGAGGGCCGCGACCTGTACCTGGTCACGCTGACCGCCCCGGAGACCGCGGCCCAGACGGCCGAGCAGACGGCCTGGCGCCGCAAGATCAAGGAGGCCCCCGCCGCGGCGGCGGCCGACCGGGCGCTGCTCGCCGGCTACAAGACGCCGGTGTGGATCAGCAACAACATCCACGGCAACGAGTGGGAGGGCACCGACGCCGCGATGCGGTACATCGAGCACCTCGCCACCGCGCCGCTGGCCGAGGTCGGCGACGTGCTCAGCAGCCACCGGCTGTACTTCTCCCCGTCGCTGAACCCCGACGGCCGCACGAAGGCCACCCGCGCCACCGCGCTCGGCCTCGACCCCAACCGCGACATGATCACCAGCACCACTCCGGAGTCCCGCTCGTTCGTGCGGACCGCGCAGGCGATCCAGCCGATCTACGCCGCCGACTTCCACGGCTACACCGGCGTGCTGCAGATGGAGCCCTGCGGCCCGCCGCACGGCTCGAACTACGAGTACGACCTGTACCTCCCGCACAACTACGCGCTCGCGCTCAAGGTCGAGCAGGACGTCGTCGCCGCGGAGATCCCCGGCAACACCTACTACGACGCCGCCACCGACGACGCGGTCACCGAGAACACCGGCAGGATCAAGATCCCCTACCGCGACACCCCCGACGGCTGGGACGACTTCCCGCCGATCTTCACCGCGCAGTACGCCGCCTACTACGGCGCCGCGACCGCGACGGTCGAGCTGCCGCTGTCGCGCAACGCCCCGGGCGGGCGGCAGAGCCCGGCGAACGCCAAGGTCAACGTGGCGGTGGCGCAGCAGACGATGGAGAGCATCGTCGGCTACCTCGAGGAGGGCACCAACGCCCGCGAGATGCTGCGCAACCAGATCGAGGTCTTCCGCCGCGGCACCACCGGCGCGGCCAAGGAGTCGCTGACGACCGAGGACGTCGCCGCCGTGCCGGGCCCCTCGCAGTGGAAGGAGCACTGGGACGTCGCCGACGACCAGGAGCCCGTCTCGCTGCCGCGCGCCTACGTCATCCCGGTCGGTGCCGGCCAGCGCTCGACCAGCGACGCGACCCGCTTGGTGCGGCACCTGATCGACCACGAGATCGAGGTCGGCACGCTGCGCGCGCCCGCGCGGATCGGCGGCACGACGTACCCCCGCGGCTCCTACGTCGTCGACCTGCACCAGCCGCTCCGCGGCCTCGCCAACGCGCTCCTCGCGGTCGGAGACGACATCTCCGACAAGGTGCCGTCGATGTACGACATCTCCGCCTGGAGCCTCGGCGAGCTCTGGGGCGCGACGGTCGAGCCGGTCGGGTCCACGACCGGCCGCCCGATCGGGAAGGTGACGCCGCTGAAGGCGCTCCCGCTGCCCGGCCGCGTGCCGGCCGCCCGCGGGCCGCTGACCTTCGACGTCGCCGGCGTGCCGGACTTCCAGGCCCTCAACGCGCTGCTCGAGGACGACGTCGCGGTCTCGATGCTCGCCGACGGCTCCGCGGTCGTCGAGGCAGCCGGCTGGGACGAGGCGAAAGCCGTGGCGAAGCAGACCGGTGTCCGCTTCGCCGCCGCCGAGCGCAAGGACCTGCGGGCCCTGCGCACCGCCAAGGGCCTCGAGGACCTCACCGTCGGGTACGTCGGCACGCAGGACGACCGGCTCTCGCTGACCGAGCTGGGCTTCGACGACCTCACGGCGCTCACCGCCGCCGGCCTCGAGACCGACGCCTCGGCCCTCGCCGGGGTCGACGTGCTCTGGATCGGCTCGAGCTTCGCACCGGCGGTCGGGTCCGCCGCCCGCACCGCGGTGCAGGCGTGGGTCGACGCGGGCGGCTCGATCGCCGGTCGCGGCGCCGCCGGGTTCGACGCGGCCAAGGCGTTCGGCCTGCTGGAGGGCACGGCCGTCACCGGCAACCGCTCGGCCAACGGCATCGTCGCGGTCGACACCCCGGCCACCGGGGTGCTCTCGCCGTACGCCCAGGACACCTCGTTCATCTACCCGGCCACCTGGTTCACCGGGCTGGGCGAGGCCGTCACCGTCGAGCAGCGCTACGACGCCGCGAAGCCGTTCCTCGCCGGCCACTGGCTGCCGACGGAGACCGGCGGCGACGGCCCCGACGCGGCCGCGGGCCAGCCCTCGGCGGTCTCCGCGGAGGCGGCGTCCGGTGCCCGGGCGTTCGTCCTCGGCACCGCGGTGTTCTTCCGCACCCACCCCAAGGGCGGGCTCACCCAGGCGGCTCGCGGGCTGTTCTGGGCCGCTCCGGCCGGTGACGGCGTGGAGGCGCCGCAGCAGTCGCGCACGCGGCTGACCGCCGGCAAGGTCGGCGTGGTCCGCAGCGGCAAGGCCACGGTCCGGCTGACCGTCGCGCTCGAGGTCGCCGGCCGGCCCGCCACCGGGCGGGTCGTCCTCGCCGAGGGCGGCCGGACGCTGCGCACCGTCAAGGTCAGGGCCGCGGCGGACGGCCGCGCGGTCGTCCAGGTGCGGCTGCGCCGCGGCGTGCACACCCTGCGGGCGACGTACGCCGGGAACAGCGGTGCGCTCGGCAGCCGGGACTCGGTGACCGTCCGGGTCCGCTGA
- a CDS encoding 1-acyl-sn-glycerol-3-phosphate acyltransferase, giving the protein MPSTPSVYGVLHAVVPPLARAVWRPTITGLEHVPETGPVILASNHRSFADSVVIPVVVPRKVVFLAKSDYFTGTGVRGRLQRAWFEGLGMLPVDRDDTKAAMASLDVALDVLARGEAFGIYPEGTRSRDGRLHRGRTGAAHLALTAGVPVVPVGLRGTEQLQPVGARWPRLARVSVAFGEPIDPRGRYDGVPLGRARRLLTDEVMAAVQRLSGQEQSGVYNDRAPDA; this is encoded by the coding sequence ATGCCCAGCACACCGTCGGTGTACGGCGTCCTCCACGCGGTCGTGCCGCCCCTCGCGCGAGCCGTCTGGCGGCCGACGATCACGGGTCTCGAGCACGTGCCGGAGACCGGCCCGGTCATCCTGGCCAGCAACCACCGCAGCTTCGCCGACTCCGTGGTGATCCCCGTCGTGGTGCCGCGCAAGGTCGTCTTCCTCGCCAAGTCCGACTACTTCACCGGCACCGGCGTGCGGGGCCGGCTGCAGCGGGCGTGGTTCGAGGGGCTCGGGATGCTGCCGGTCGACCGGGACGACACCAAGGCCGCGATGGCCAGCCTCGACGTCGCCCTCGACGTGCTGGCCCGCGGCGAGGCGTTCGGGATCTACCCCGAGGGCACCCGCTCGCGCGACGGCCGCCTCCACCGCGGGCGCACCGGGGCGGCCCACCTCGCGCTCACCGCCGGCGTCCCGGTCGTCCCGGTCGGGCTCCGGGGCACCGAGCAGCTGCAGCCGGTCGGGGCCCGCTGGCCGCGGCTGGCCCGCGTCTCGGTCGCCTTCGGCGAGCCGATCGACCCGCGCGGGCGGTACGACGGCGTACCCCTCGGGCGGGCGCGGCGGCTGCTCACCGACGAGGTGATGGCGGCCGTGCAGCGCCTGTCGGGGCAGGAGCAGAGCGGCGTCTACAACGACCGGGCACCCGACGCCTGA